From Pandoraea norimbergensis, the proteins below share one genomic window:
- a CDS encoding RNA polymerase sigma factor, translated as MADSSRATLRELLVQRYAQLKTMLSRKLGSSDLAGDALQDTWLRLENSENIDSVRNPGAYLYRMAYHAAIDKQRAEDRRLSTGEIETMFDLVSPAPGPDQIVEAQSDLGELARLLERMPARRREILLAVRLDGLAQREVAERFGISLRLVELELQRAQEFFLEHMDR; from the coding sequence ATGGCCGATAGCAGCCGCGCTACCCTTCGCGAGTTGTTGGTTCAGCGCTACGCGCAACTGAAGACAATGCTCTCGCGCAAGCTCGGCTCGTCCGATCTGGCGGGCGACGCGCTACAAGACACCTGGTTGCGTCTGGAGAACAGCGAGAACATCGATTCGGTGCGAAACCCCGGTGCCTATCTGTACCGCATGGCGTACCACGCGGCGATTGACAAGCAGCGTGCGGAAGACCGGCGGCTGAGTACGGGGGAGATCGAGACCATGTTCGATCTCGTGAGTCCGGCACCCGGGCCCGATCAGATCGTCGAAGCGCAGTCCGATCTGGGCGAGCTGGCGCGCCTGCTGGAGCGCATGCCGGCGCGCCGCCGCGAAATCTTGCTCGCGGTAAGGCTCGACGGCCTTGCGCAGCGCGAGGTGGCGGAGCGCTTCGGCATCTCGCTTCGGCTGGTGGAACTGGAACTCCAGCGGGCGCAGGAATTCTTTTTGGAACACATGGACCGGTAG
- a CDS encoding FecR family protein, whose translation MKAAPDTSTRPATARALQQDAHAWVRRLTSGEATVADAQALQRWCEASPEHASAFAEARRLWRDLGPAGEMVRARATAAATHPPRMSRRWFLGGALASAAGVGAAVIAPAGFWGSMTSMAGADYRTATGEQRQIAMGEGVTLDLNTRTSIAMLNGTSTRQGVDLLDGEIAVDNTGSAGNATTFVVEAGKGRVTGTRANFEVRHLASQVCVTCVSGSVGVSLGNQQVALAAQQQVTYEGQRLGAVTSVDTAATSAWRNGVLVFRDTPLAQVADEINRYRNGHVVVFDNRLAQSRLSGRYRIDRLGEIFAQIQEVLGARVTQLPGGIVLVG comes from the coding sequence ATGAAGGCAGCACCCGACACTTCGACCCGGCCCGCCACCGCGCGCGCCTTGCAGCAGGACGCCCACGCGTGGGTGCGACGGCTCACGTCCGGTGAGGCCACCGTTGCCGACGCGCAGGCACTCCAGCGCTGGTGCGAGGCGAGTCCCGAGCATGCGAGTGCGTTTGCCGAGGCACGACGCCTGTGGCGCGACCTTGGCCCAGCGGGAGAGATGGTGCGTGCGCGTGCGACAGCGGCAGCGACTCACCCGCCACGCATGAGCCGCCGATGGTTTTTGGGCGGCGCGCTGGCGTCCGCCGCCGGGGTAGGCGCGGCCGTCATCGCGCCGGCAGGCTTCTGGGGCAGCATGACAAGCATGGCCGGTGCCGATTACCGCACGGCCACGGGAGAGCAGCGTCAGATTGCCATGGGCGAGGGGGTGACGCTCGACCTGAACACGCGCACGAGCATTGCCATGCTTAACGGCACCAGCACACGCCAAGGCGTGGATCTGCTCGACGGCGAGATTGCCGTGGATAACACGGGGAGTGCCGGTAATGCGACGACGTTCGTGGTTGAAGCCGGTAAGGGACGTGTGACCGGCACCCGGGCGAATTTCGAAGTCCGGCATCTGGCTTCGCAGGTCTGCGTGACGTGTGTCTCGGGCAGTGTCGGCGTGTCGCTTGGCAACCAGCAGGTGGCGCTCGCTGCGCAGCAGCAGGTGACGTACGAAGGACAGCGTCTCGGGGCGGTGACATCGGTGGATACGGCGGCGACGTCGGCATGGCGCAACGGCGTACTCGTGTTCCGCGATACGCCGCTCGCTCAGGTCGCGGACGAGATCAATCGTTATCGCAACGGGCATGTGGTGGTGTTTGACAACCGGCTGGCGCAAAGCCGTCTGAGTGGACGTTACCGCATTGATCGTCTTGGCGAAATCTTCGCGCAGATTCAAGAGGTACTCGGTGCCCGGGTGACGCAGTTGCCGGGCGGTATCGTGTTGGTGGGGTGA
- a CDS encoding secretin and TonB N-terminal domain-containing protein → MISISACPARVWATTAVAGIVADADASGDALLRFDIPSQPLQSALESYGAFADVSLLYDSSLTAGRVSTPVQGEMTARAALSRLLDGSGLVPRYTGSKTVTLVAGRTNSPDADGDAATDPAAARRYFGLIQTRVHDAFCAQPLLAQGARRVAFRLWVGTNGVIGPVALLGSSGDPATDAAVVSALQGAGVGEPAPPALAQPFTFVVQPRASGRNWGCEAATDVPKPGRSHGR, encoded by the coding sequence ATGATCAGCATTAGCGCTTGCCCTGCCCGTGTCTGGGCGACGACTGCCGTCGCCGGCATCGTCGCCGATGCCGACGCATCGGGTGACGCGCTGCTGCGTTTCGACATCCCCTCGCAGCCGCTGCAATCCGCGTTGGAATCCTACGGCGCGTTCGCCGACGTTTCGCTGCTCTACGACAGCTCGCTCACTGCGGGACGTGTCTCCACGCCGGTGCAAGGTGAAATGACCGCCCGCGCGGCACTCTCCCGATTGCTCGACGGCAGCGGTCTCGTGCCCCGCTACACGGGATCGAAAACGGTGACGCTGGTCGCCGGTCGCACAAACAGCCCCGACGCCGATGGCGATGCCGCGACAGATCCGGCGGCGGCACGCCGCTACTTCGGACTGATTCAGACCCGCGTGCACGACGCATTCTGTGCGCAGCCACTGCTGGCACAGGGTGCGCGGCGCGTCGCCTTCCGGCTATGGGTCGGCACGAATGGTGTGATCGGGCCGGTGGCATTGCTTGGATCCAGCGGCGATCCCGCGACCGACGCGGCGGTCGTGAGCGCACTTCAGGGGGCGGGCGTGGGCGAGCCCGCGCCGCCTGCGCTGGCGCAGCCTTTTACGTTCGTGGTACAGCCCCGTGCCTCCGGGCGTAACTGGGGCTGTGAGGCGGCGACGGATGTGCCGAAGCCGGGGAGGTCGCATGGCCGATAG